The DNA window GTTACGGCGCCGGGTGCCCGTACCGGTTTGGTGTCCGGCGCCGCCGCGAACCCGCGTACCGGCCCGACGCCCCGCACCGCCCAGGGCACGCGTGGCGACCCGACTGCCGGCGCCGGCCCGGACGCGGACGGCGGCACGTTCGCGCGGTTCGCGGCGCTGGCCGACGCGGGCCTGTTGCCGCCGCCCGCGGTGGATGTCGCGGGGCTGCGGGCGGTGCTGACCGAGGCGGAGCAGTGGGTGGCCCCGGGGACGGGACGACCGCGCCACCACGACCGGACGCTGCTGCTGGTGATCGCCGCACTGCCGGAGCTGACCGGGGCGAGCGACCTGGGGCGGATCGAGGCGCTGGCCGAGCAGGGACCGGCCGCCGGGCTGCACCTCGTCGTCGCCGGCTGGCCCCCGTCCGGCCCGTACGCGACCCGTCCCCCGCTGCCGCTGGCCACCGCACTGGCCCTGCGCAACGCGTACGCGCTGCTGGGCGACCCGCCCGGAACCTCGTTCGCCAGCCCCGGCGCGGCGCCGCCCGGCGGGCTGAACTCGCCCGTCTTCGTCGACGACGATCCGCCCCCGGAACTGGTCGAGGCCGTCTGCCGGCGGCTCGTTGAGGAGGTCGAGGCGGGCTCCCGGCTCAACCTGACCGATCTGTTGCCCGACCCGGACGAGCCGCTGTGGACGGCCAGCTCGGCCGAGGGCATCTCCACCACGGTCGGCGACGCCGGTGGCCGGCCGGTCAACGTCGGCTTCACGGAGCTGACCCCGCACTGGTTGGTCAGCGGACGGTCCGGCGAGGGCAGGTCGGCGTTCCTCACCAACGTGCTGCTGGGCCTCGCCGCCCGGTACGGCCCGACCGAACTGGCGCTGCACCTGGCAGACCTGGGCGACGGCGAGTCGTTCGCCGAGTTCCTCCAGACCGCCCGGGACCGCTCCTGGATTCCGCAGGTGCGTTCGGCCGGAATGGCGGCAGATCGGGAGTACGTGCTAAATCTGCTCGACGAGCTCGCGGCGGAGGCCCGTCGCCGCGAGGAGGCCGGGCAGCGGGCGGGCGGGCAGCGATTCACCGCCCTGCGGGAGCACCAGGACCTGCCGCGGGTGGTCTGCGTGATCGACAATCTCGCGCTGCTCTTCGCCGAGCGGGATCTGGTGGCGGTCGAGGCGGCGGCCCGGCTCGACACCGTCGCCCGCTCGGGCCGCGCGTACGGGATCCACCTGGTCCTCGCCGGAGAGGGTGACCTCGGTGTGGCCGGCGGGCCGACGACCCGCGACTCGCTGCCCGGGCAGTTCCCGGTGCGGGTGGCGCTGGCCGGCGGCGCGGTGTTGGAGCCGAGCAACGACGCCGCGGCCGGGCTGCCGGTGGGCAGCGCGGTGGTGAACACCGCGGGTGGGCTCGGCGGGCCCCGGGGCGCGACCCGCGGCCACGAGCGGACGGTCCGGTTCCCCGACCCGCAGGGCACGCCGGAAGGTATCCGGGAGCTGCGGCAACGGCTCTGGACGGCCCGCCCCGAGCGCTCGGCCCCGCCCGCAGTTTTCGCGGGCTGGGCGCGTCCGCAGCTGTGCAACGATCCCCGTTACCGCGCGGCCTTCGCCGGGCGGTCCAGCAATCCGGCGGCGCTGCTCGGCCGGGCCGTGGACCTGCCTCGGTCGACGGTGGCGGTGCCGCTCGGCCCGGTCGCCGGCCGCAACCTGGCCGTTCTCGGGCCGACCGCGGAGGCCGCCGCCCTGCTGGCGACCGCGGTCCGCAGCGTCGCCGCGCACCATGCTCCGGGCACCGGGCGGTTCGTGGTGGCGGCTCTGGCCGCCGACGCGGCTCCGGTGGCCGGCGCGCTCGCCGCGGACCTCGCCGGGCAGCACCGGGTGGACCGGGTGGACCTGCCGGGGCTGCTCGCGGCGCTGGACGCGGACGAACCCGGCTATCTGGTGGCCTTCGGGCTGGACGGGCCGGCGCCGGAGGAACTGCCCGCGGACCGGCTCCGGAGCCTGCTGCGGGATGGTCCGCCCGCTGGCCGGCACCTGCTCGGCTGGTGGCGTACGGTGCCGCCGTTCGCGGCGGCGGTCACCCAGCCGGAGCAGCAGGTCGGCAAGCTCGCCGCCGTGGTGGCGGTCGACGTGCCGGGGGCGCAGCTCGCGACGCTGTTCGGGCACCCGGTGCAGTGGCGGCCCCGGCGGGGCAGGGCGCTGCTCTGGGACGGTACCGCGGAGTCGGGCACCGTCTTCGTGCCGTTCGCGGAGCCCGGGGAGGAGGAGTGCTGAGCCCGGAACCTGCCCGCGCCGCCGCGCCGCCCGCGACCGGCCCGCTACGGCAGCGGGGCGCTGGCCGCTCCGTTCCCCCGCCGCCCCTCCCCGCCGAGCCCGGGGGCGGAGCGGGCGCCGCAGGCAGCCCGGGCGCCGGGGCGGGGGCGGGTGCCGAGGCCGCCTGGACGGCGTACGTGGCCGCGGCCCGCCAGCTCGACGGCGTGCGCCGGGGAGCGGCGGCCGCCGCGACGGAGCAGGCCCGGGCGGTACAGGCGGCTCGCGAGGAGTTGACCGGCGTACGCGAGCGGCTCGCCCCACAGCGGTCCCGGCTGCGTGAGTTGGGCGTACCGCCGATGGCGTTGGTGCCGACGCCGCCGGAGCTGTCGGAGGCGGCCCGGACGATGGCCGGCGGGCCGACGGCGGTGCTCGCGGCGCTGCGCGCGGCCCGGGGCTGGGCCGACGCGGCGGACGGGGTACTGGCCGCGCGGGCCCGGCTCCGTCCGGGCACCTGGCCGCCGCGGGCCCGCAACCTGCTCGTGTACGGGCCGCTGGCGTTGGTCGTACCCCTGCTCCAGTTGGCGCTGCACACGGCGGCCGACTCCGGCGCGGCGAGCGTGGCCGCGTTGCTCTTCGGCCTGCCGATGCCCGCGGTCGCATTCGTC is part of the Micromonospora olivasterospora genome and encodes:
- a CDS encoding FtsK/SpoIIIE domain-containing protein — its product is MDAVAGSRARTNRAAALHRRAEATTAAATSILDETRPAPADQRRQYELADRLRSAAALLAPGWAGAALGTITGDVPSGEGLPSFVRVGTAAPLEDARFPALVPLLGTGHLAIDADARDPRVAGLLRALLLRLLAATPTGCLLVRAVDATRSDNGATPVTAPGARTGLVSGAAANPRTGPTPRTAQGTRGDPTAGAGPDADGGTFARFAALADAGLLPPPAVDVAGLRAVLTEAEQWVAPGTGRPRHHDRTLLLVIAALPELTGASDLGRIEALAEQGPAAGLHLVVAGWPPSGPYATRPPLPLATALALRNAYALLGDPPGTSFASPGAAPPGGLNSPVFVDDDPPPELVEAVCRRLVEEVEAGSRLNLTDLLPDPDEPLWTASSAEGISTTVGDAGGRPVNVGFTELTPHWLVSGRSGEGRSAFLTNVLLGLAARYGPTELALHLADLGDGESFAEFLQTARDRSWIPQVRSAGMAADREYVLNLLDELAAEARRREEAGQRAGGQRFTALREHQDLPRVVCVIDNLALLFAERDLVAVEAAARLDTVARSGRAYGIHLVLAGEGDLGVAGGPTTRDSLPGQFPVRVALAGGAVLEPSNDAAAGLPVGSAVVNTAGGLGGPRGATRGHERTVRFPDPQGTPEGIRELRQRLWTARPERSAPPAVFAGWARPQLCNDPRYRAAFAGRSSNPAALLGRAVDLPRSTVAVPLGPVAGRNLAVLGPTAEAAALLATAVRSVAAHHAPGTGRFVVAALAADAAPVAGALAADLAGQHRVDRVDLPGLLAALDADEPGYLVAFGLDGPAPEELPADRLRSLLRDGPPAGRHLLGWWRTVPPFAAAVTQPEQQVGKLAAVVAVDVPGAQLATLFGHPVQWRPRRGRALLWDGTAESGTVFVPFAEPGEEEC